One genomic window of Pelagicoccus enzymogenes includes the following:
- the fliS gene encoding flagellar export chaperone FliS — translation MKSSAASYKRAAIMSASPERLILMLFDGALSAMNRAKEGFALENVRDRNETISNNLIKAQNIFGELQRSLRMDKGGDFGDRMFNLYDFYNTKLNEANFKKTQEPIDLVIRLFTEVRDAWAEMLSKQASKHQTAAPANLSAGIGGGLSLRA, via the coding sequence ATGAAATCTAGCGCAGCGTCTTACAAGCGAGCGGCCATCATGTCCGCAAGTCCCGAACGTCTGATCCTTATGCTCTTCGACGGCGCCTTGTCCGCCATGAATCGAGCCAAGGAGGGCTTCGCTCTGGAGAATGTCCGCGATCGCAACGAAACCATCAGCAACAACCTGATCAAGGCCCAGAACATCTTCGGCGAGCTGCAGCGTTCCCTTCGCATGGACAAGGGAGGGGATTTCGGGGACCGCATGTTCAACCTCTACGATTTCTACAATACCAAGCTCAACGAAGCGAACTTCAAGAAGACGCAAGAGCCGATCGATCTCGTGATCCGCCTCTTCACGGAAGTGCGAGACGCTTGGGCGGAGATGCTCTCGAAGCAGGCTTCCAAGCACCAGACCGCTGCGCCGGCGAACCTCTCCGCTGGAATCGGCGGAGGTTTGTCGCTTCGCGCCTAG
- the fliT gene encoding flagellar protein FliT, whose product MAERLSRRMVLLAAYEDFTRRESVSLRDENFELLAKLQDKKAKVIAQLRALPEQPDGAEAADFNARVAKLLEQEEANSKLLQDKMAVNRQELRKLSQNAVSANKLRRAYAAPSDRPPLPKNLKGRA is encoded by the coding sequence ATGGCTGAACGACTATCCCGCCGCATGGTTTTGCTCGCTGCTTACGAGGACTTTACTCGTCGCGAAAGTGTGAGCCTGCGCGACGAGAATTTCGAACTCTTGGCCAAGTTGCAGGACAAGAAGGCTAAAGTGATCGCTCAACTGCGTGCCCTGCCTGAGCAGCCAGATGGGGCGGAGGCGGCTGACTTCAATGCTCGCGTCGCTAAACTCCTCGAACAAGAGGAGGCCAACTCCAAGCTGCTGCAGGATAAGATGGCGGTGAATCGGCAGGAGCTGCGCAAGCTTTCCCAAAACGCGGTATCGGCCAACAAGCTGCGCCGCGCGTATGCAGCTCCCTCGGATAGGCCGCCCTTGCCGAAGAATCTCAAGGGGCGAGCTTAG
- the pseC gene encoding UDP-4-amino-4,6-dideoxy-N-acetyl-beta-L-altrosamine transaminase yields MKLDPYPSVIPYGRQWIDDADIAAVVATLRSDFVAQGPKVDAFEAALCELTGARHAIAVSSGTAALHLSCLGLGVGPKDCGLVPAITFAATANCLRYVGAEVSFCDVDPRSGLVSPTSVSQHLESKPAAKVLMPVSYSGSVPDLASLSELATKAGAFVVEDAAHSIGASYGDGSRSASCAHSDAAILSFHPVKHVCAGEGGAVLTNDETLARRVRRLRTHGIERGELWAYDQVELGYHYRMTDLQAALGLSQLSCLGEFIARRRTLVERYLSAFKEAPFRSRIEVATTDPQSSHHLFVIHFADEAERRAAYAFFHRHNVRVQVHYMPVYQHSYYENVAAECPGAEAFYATCLSLPLYPLLRDEEQAFVIRCLKAFLES; encoded by the coding sequence GTGAAACTCGATCCTTATCCTAGCGTAATCCCCTATGGCCGACAGTGGATAGACGATGCCGATATTGCTGCGGTGGTTGCCACTCTCCGTTCGGATTTCGTGGCTCAAGGTCCGAAGGTCGACGCGTTTGAAGCTGCCCTCTGCGAACTGACCGGAGCGCGTCACGCTATCGCGGTTTCCAGCGGCACCGCCGCTTTGCATCTGAGTTGTCTAGGATTGGGGGTGGGTCCCAAGGACTGTGGGCTGGTGCCGGCCATCACCTTTGCTGCCACCGCTAATTGCTTGCGCTACGTCGGTGCGGAAGTGTCGTTTTGCGACGTTGACCCTCGCAGCGGATTGGTATCTCCAACCAGCGTATCGCAGCATCTCGAATCTAAGCCTGCTGCCAAGGTCCTGATGCCCGTTTCCTATTCAGGTTCGGTTCCCGACCTCGCGTCGCTTTCGGAGCTCGCGACGAAAGCAGGGGCTTTTGTAGTAGAGGATGCAGCTCACAGCATTGGCGCCAGCTATGGCGATGGGAGTCGCAGCGCTTCCTGCGCGCATTCGGATGCCGCTATTTTGAGCTTTCACCCTGTGAAGCATGTTTGCGCAGGAGAGGGTGGGGCGGTGCTTACGAACGACGAAACCTTGGCGCGGCGCGTGCGCCGGCTTCGTACCCATGGGATCGAAAGAGGAGAGCTGTGGGCTTACGATCAAGTTGAGTTGGGGTACCACTACCGCATGACGGACTTGCAGGCCGCTCTGGGATTGAGTCAGCTGTCTTGTTTGGGCGAATTCATTGCGCGTCGGCGGACTTTGGTCGAACGCTACCTGTCTGCATTTAAAGAAGCTCCTTTTCGATCACGTATCGAAGTGGCCACGACGGATCCTCAATCGTCTCATCATTTGTTCGTGATCCATTTTGCGGATGAGGCGGAGCGTCGAGCTGCCTACGCTTTTTTTCATCGGCACAATGTGAGGGTGCAAGTTCACTACATGCCAGTGTATCAGCATTCGTATTACGAAAACGTTGCCGCCGAGTGCCCAGGAGCGGAGGCTTTTTATGCGACCTGCTTGAGTTTGCCACTGTATCCGCTGCTTCGTGACGAAGAGCAGGCGTTTGTGATTCGGTGCTTGAAGGCGTTTCTTGAGTCATGA